One genomic window of Marinobacter adhaerens HP15 includes the following:
- a CDS encoding ATP-binding protein, whose translation MPRKKQRPSIKRKLLTFLTLTGFACTGVIFFSHTLLIDYIHDELHRQQLEAAANRLSKTLTNDKEEITKSSLRDFSLSQYSVHIEDSQGRSFTSENIEPKLQVVESFRNPGIFHISYNDRSILGYYKIFNNRQDKLSVTIIEKSSYSPNTLDKIHGLIWIISFTILVTISMIIFIGVTIALKPLKMMSSQLTSLKNGERNRLDENVPEEFTELVKHLNRLLESYDKKLSRSRHLAADISHSLKTPLAVINSMINDEAIPTTIASQIKSQLSEMHELIDTQMRKTEMSGQYIGKATPIIERTLALVDVVSRIYPYKQIHLQETLPRELVWPIDERDFNEILGNVLDNASKWCSQEVHLHLKLHDDTLTILVEDDGPGVASHQLADLTRRQKRLDEKTPGYGLGLSIVEEITNDYGGAMHFSISPKGGLRVLIELPRSI comes from the coding sequence ATGCCCAGAAAAAAACAACGCCCTTCAATAAAACGGAAACTGCTTACTTTCCTGACACTAACGGGTTTCGCGTGTACCGGGGTAATATTCTTCTCACACACCCTTTTAATCGACTATATCCATGACGAGCTTCACAGGCAGCAGCTAGAGGCTGCAGCTAACCGGCTCTCAAAGACACTAACAAATGATAAAGAAGAAATTACAAAATCTTCTCTCAGAGATTTTTCATTGTCCCAATATTCTGTTCACATCGAAGACAGTCAAGGTCGGAGTTTTACAAGCGAGAACATTGAACCGAAATTACAGGTGGTAGAATCGTTCAGAAATCCTGGAATTTTTCACATATCGTATAATGATCGATCAATCCTTGGATACTACAAAATATTTAATAACAGACAAGATAAGCTAAGCGTTACTATAATTGAAAAAAGCTCCTACTCCCCAAACACTCTTGACAAAATCCACGGTCTTATATGGATCATATCATTTACAATTCTCGTTACGATATCAATGATCATATTTATTGGGGTAACTATCGCACTAAAACCTTTAAAAATGATGAGCTCCCAATTAACGTCGCTTAAAAATGGTGAGCGTAATAGACTGGATGAGAACGTACCTGAAGAATTCACTGAACTTGTCAAACATCTTAATCGTCTATTAGAGTCGTACGACAAAAAACTTTCCCGTTCACGCCACCTAGCCGCAGATATTTCTCATAGCTTAAAAACCCCCCTTGCCGTCATAAACTCCATGATCAATGACGAAGCCATTCCCACCACAATCGCGAGTCAAATTAAGTCTCAACTGTCTGAAATGCACGAGCTGATCGACACTCAAATGAGAAAAACCGAAATGTCCGGTCAGTACATTGGAAAGGCGACACCGATCATTGAGAGAACTCTGGCACTGGTGGACGTAGTCAGTCGAATCTATCCTTACAAACAGATCCATCTTCAAGAAACATTACCCAGAGAGCTTGTCTGGCCAATTGATGAGCGTGATTTTAATGAGATCTTGGGTAATGTCCTTGATAACGCAAGCAAATGGTGCTCTCAGGAAGTTCATCTACACTTGAAACTTCACGATGACACTTTGACCATTCTTGTTGAAGATGACGGCCCCGGAGTAGCGTCACACCAGCTTGCCGATCTTACCAGGCGCCAGAAAAGACTGGACGAAAAAACTCCTGGCTATGGCCTTGGCCTATCAATCGTTGAGGAAATCACCAATGACTACGGTGGCGCCATGCATTTTTCTATATCACCCAAAGGTGGTCTGCGGGTTCTAATCGAGCTTCCCAGAAGCATTTGA
- a CDS encoding DcaP family trimeric outer membrane transporter produces MQTKKLRLAIRATLAISTMGLVVPSALAQSTAELQKQINDLRSQVDQMAGTNDSKGWLLPGTNTSVTIGGYVKLDMIYDTDQDIGDLHDPSVLDTSVEDGDSSLRAHARQSRVRLGTSTPTDIGEAKTVVEADFYGGGGNELFSNSRGLRIRHAYGELNGWLAGQTWSNFMHFTAYPTTLDFNGPVGVSFIRQAQIRYTMGIGDGQFSVSAENPETSGFEGSRDTVPDLTARYKWAGSGGGFEVAGLARSLKTDDVSATGDDAAFGYGVMAAGRLNVTSETSLMAGVVLGDGVGRYLYSSYSNNDSTASRTGIGEAYITSDGDLETIEAYGFNVAASHKWTPKFTTSVAYGFLEGDQDETLFPNSFQTLESAYFSNFYQVADPVTVGVELSYANKELANGESADNTRLQLAAQFSF; encoded by the coding sequence ATGCAAACTAAAAAACTCAGGTTAGCGATAAGAGCAACACTTGCGATATCAACCATGGGCCTGGTGGTCCCATCTGCTTTGGCGCAATCAACTGCGGAACTTCAAAAGCAGATCAATGACTTGCGCAGTCAGGTGGATCAGATGGCGGGGACCAATGATTCCAAGGGGTGGTTGCTGCCCGGCACTAACACTTCGGTTACGATTGGTGGTTACGTAAAATTGGATATGATTTACGACACAGACCAGGATATCGGTGACTTGCACGACCCGAGTGTTCTCGATACATCCGTAGAGGATGGTGATAGCTCTTTGAGAGCGCATGCCCGTCAATCACGAGTGCGTCTCGGAACCAGTACCCCGACCGATATTGGAGAAGCCAAGACGGTTGTTGAGGCAGACTTCTACGGCGGTGGTGGCAACGAACTGTTCTCCAATTCACGGGGGCTTCGTATTCGTCACGCCTATGGCGAGCTCAACGGCTGGCTTGCGGGTCAGACGTGGAGTAACTTTATGCACTTTACGGCTTACCCGACCACACTGGACTTTAATGGGCCGGTAGGTGTGAGCTTTATTCGTCAGGCACAGATTCGTTACACGATGGGAATAGGTGACGGACAGTTCTCGGTGTCAGCTGAAAACCCTGAAACCAGTGGGTTTGAAGGTTCACGTGATACCGTTCCTGACCTTACCGCCCGTTACAAGTGGGCAGGGTCTGGTGGTGGATTTGAGGTTGCTGGCCTGGCCCGTTCTCTCAAGACCGACGACGTCAGTGCTACAGGTGACGACGCTGCGTTTGGATATGGCGTCATGGCGGCTGGTCGACTCAACGTCACTTCAGAAACCTCGCTCATGGCCGGAGTTGTTTTGGGTGATGGTGTAGGTCGTTATCTTTACAGCTCGTACAGTAACAACGACAGCACTGCGAGTCGGACTGGCATCGGTGAGGCATATATAACTTCCGATGGTGATCTCGAAACTATCGAGGCTTACGGCTTCAACGTGGCGGCGAGCCATAAGTGGACGCCAAAATTCACCACGAGTGTGGCCTATGGGTTTTTAGAGGGTGATCAGGACGAGACTCTCTTTCCAAACTCTTTCCAAACCCTAGAGAGCGCTTACTTCAGCAACTTCTACCAAGTAGCTGATCCGGTGACTGTAGGGGTTGAGCTGTCGTACGCCAACAAAGAACTTGCAAACGGTGAGTCAGCTGACAACACCCGTCTTCAGTTGGCTGCGCAGTTTAGCTTTTAA
- a CDS encoding TolC family protein, whose protein sequence is MNKRLLLWVLIVPGVLNVMPSAAATTGESVSLKEYQQAKASQAVSLNEAMVMAFENSPVLALRRAAVSMQEADLDHASRWAPSNPELELSGRDNPDQADQALNYEVRVTQEVWMGNRGDLGQSRAQSTLTSQQQELEYLKVATKARVRSAYFKILLAQKELETASRTVELMRRTKELVEVSVERGKQTRIDLNTAVIGLARAKNQKAEAEQKLRQSKIDLTEVLGVSPSDAVEVLGELNVARANLPPTNRLVAMAQRQRGDLKAAAARIAANESGLKLAKSLTIPNLKVFGFYEREERSNLFGAGVSMPLTVFHDYSGEKRKASAQLKISELEAEALRLATERQVVSAVAQYESAVRRLRQMNESILERSEETLQLMQKALQAGKVDASDVLAAQDNLLSVRKEYVQVQHDYIDAVRALEVSTGGALSMSSGS, encoded by the coding sequence ATGAACAAACGACTGTTGTTGTGGGTGCTGATAGTACCCGGAGTCTTGAACGTCATGCCTTCGGCGGCAGCCACCACCGGGGAGAGCGTTTCACTCAAGGAGTACCAGCAAGCCAAGGCCAGCCAGGCTGTCTCCTTGAATGAGGCAATGGTAATGGCATTTGAGAATAGCCCGGTGTTGGCTTTGAGGCGGGCTGCGGTGTCCATGCAGGAAGCTGACCTCGATCATGCCAGCCGCTGGGCGCCCAGCAACCCTGAGCTTGAGCTGAGTGGCCGTGACAATCCAGATCAGGCGGATCAGGCACTGAATTACGAGGTTCGGGTCACTCAGGAAGTCTGGATGGGCAATCGGGGCGATCTCGGTCAGTCGCGTGCTCAGAGCACTCTCACTTCTCAACAGCAGGAACTTGAATACCTGAAGGTGGCGACCAAGGCCCGAGTGCGGTCGGCCTACTTCAAGATTCTGCTTGCACAGAAAGAGCTGGAAACGGCAAGCCGCACCGTTGAGCTAATGCGGCGAACCAAAGAGCTGGTTGAGGTGTCCGTTGAGCGGGGCAAACAGACCCGAATTGACCTCAATACCGCTGTCATTGGCTTGGCAAGAGCTAAGAACCAGAAGGCCGAAGCGGAGCAAAAGCTTAGGCAATCAAAAATTGACCTGACGGAAGTTCTTGGGGTGTCCCCCTCTGATGCGGTAGAGGTCTTGGGAGAGCTCAATGTAGCTCGTGCCAACTTGCCACCAACTAATCGCCTGGTCGCGATGGCTCAGCGCCAGAGAGGGGATCTGAAGGCGGCAGCAGCCAGAATTGCTGCGAATGAGTCCGGCCTGAAACTGGCCAAGAGTCTAACGATTCCGAACCTGAAAGTGTTCGGGTTCTACGAGCGGGAGGAAAGATCCAACCTTTTTGGTGCGGGTGTGTCGATGCCTCTGACCGTGTTTCATGACTATTCCGGTGAAAAAAGGAAGGCCTCGGCTCAGTTGAAAATCTCCGAGCTTGAGGCCGAAGCGCTGCGTTTGGCGACTGAACGCCAGGTCGTGTCTGCTGTAGCTCAGTACGAATCCGCCGTACGCAGACTGCGCCAGATGAACGAGTCGATTCTCGAACGTTCGGAGGAAACGCTGCAACTGATGCAGAAAGCTCTTCAAGCGGGAAAAGTCGATGCCTCCGATGTCCTAGCTGCCCAGGACAATCTTTTGTCGGTGAGGAAGGAATATGTCCAAGTGCAACACGACTATATCGATGCCGTCCGGGCGTTGGAAGTGAGCACCGGTGGTGCCCTTTCAATGTCATCCGGTTCCTGA
- a CDS encoding efflux RND transporter periplasmic adaptor subunit — MIRNMQIMFVAISFLVYQPLAHGAEEAEGGQHQKGEAGHSAEGSEAREVHLTPEQRELLSVQTVTVPRGRADNIVTAPAEVHYVPDRVAEVGPLLQGKLTRLAVDLGDQVEKGQLLAALNSVELARIRSRLNSLKARKEAATAEYQREKQLRSESFTSEEEFLDAKAAYLEITAEYDSIREQLAVFGSDSSGADSSLAQYALRSPIQGRIERMDARLGQTLSSSDTPFTVADTSVVWVMLQVAETDIGRVSVGDEVQVFSKSVEDRFHTGEVSWISNELDEETRTIPVRVVLESPNGDLRPNTYATARIMTESAASLPLVPHDAVQTIDDESVVFVPGNERGAYKAVPVTLGKEANDWIEIKSGISANTEVVSVGAFDLMSAITASGRSAAHGH, encoded by the coding sequence ATGATTCGAAATATGCAGATAATGTTTGTCGCGATCAGTTTTCTGGTCTATCAGCCACTGGCGCACGGCGCCGAGGAAGCCGAAGGAGGGCAGCACCAAAAGGGTGAGGCTGGGCACTCGGCTGAAGGCAGTGAGGCCCGCGAAGTTCATCTCACCCCAGAGCAGAGGGAGTTGCTTTCCGTGCAGACTGTAACGGTGCCCCGAGGCCGAGCTGACAATATCGTGACTGCGCCAGCTGAAGTTCATTACGTTCCGGATCGCGTCGCTGAGGTAGGGCCGCTCCTGCAGGGAAAGCTTACGAGACTGGCTGTTGATCTTGGGGACCAGGTTGAAAAAGGCCAGTTGTTGGCCGCGCTGAACAGCGTTGAGTTGGCTCGCATTCGTTCTCGCCTAAACTCGTTGAAAGCTCGGAAAGAAGCCGCGACTGCGGAGTATCAGCGAGAAAAGCAATTGCGGAGTGAAAGCTTCACCAGCGAAGAAGAGTTCCTGGACGCCAAGGCTGCTTATCTTGAAATTACAGCGGAGTACGATTCAATTCGTGAGCAACTGGCGGTTTTTGGCAGTGATTCGTCAGGCGCTGATAGCAGTCTCGCACAGTACGCGCTCCGTTCTCCTATTCAGGGGCGTATTGAGCGCATGGATGCCAGGTTGGGCCAAACCTTAAGCTCTTCAGATACGCCCTTTACCGTGGCTGATACCTCTGTGGTGTGGGTGATGTTGCAAGTTGCCGAAACTGACATTGGCAGGGTATCCGTCGGAGATGAAGTTCAGGTCTTCTCAAAGTCGGTTGAAGACCGCTTTCACACCGGAGAAGTGTCTTGGATCTCAAATGAGCTTGATGAGGAAACCCGCACCATTCCGGTTCGCGTTGTACTCGAATCCCCCAACGGCGACCTTCGTCCAAATACCTACGCCACGGCCAGAATCATGACTGAATCGGCGGCATCACTGCCCCTGGTTCCACACGATGCCGTGCAAACCATCGATGACGAGTCCGTTGTATTTGTTCCGGGTAATGAAAGGGGAGCCTACAAGGCGGTTCCAGTCACTCTTGGCAAGGAGGCTAACGACTGGATAGAGATTAAGTCCGGCATCAGCGCAAACACGGAAGTGGTTTCAGTGGGCGCTTTTGATCTGATGTCGGCCATTACCGCCAGTGGCCGCAGCGCCGCTCACGGACACTAA
- a CDS encoding efflux RND transporter permease subunit produces MINAIVNYALNNRLMTLVFAIAVIVAGIFSFQKLPVDAFPDATPTMVQVFTTSPGLSPVDIETLISYPVEISMYGIPKLEKVQSTSIFGLSRVTIYFEDGTDIYFARRLVNERLSEAKRQIPEGMGEPELGPIASGLGRILMYSLETEDKEQYSLQEIRTIQDWIVKPQLRTVPGVTGVLSIGGEVKQYQVNIDAQELQARNLTVSDIRGALTQNNRNVGASFITRGGEEYIVRGYGWVDSGYEGIEDIQNIIVSKSEGESPIYVKDVAEVGLGPAIRRGAEVSSGEESVGGYVMKLIGTNTSQVLEDVNAKIDDLNKSLPEGLKIEAYYSQADLVGKAIGTVEKALLEGSVLVLVFLYLFLGNVRSTLIVVATLPLSVLFAFIAMRMSGLSANLMSLGGLAIGIGMMVDGAVVMIENIFRHLEERSDEKVSVLRLVGESAREVARPIVFAIGIIIIVFLPLFTLQGVEGKLFSPMAYTISFALIGALLLALTLVPVLASLSFKMGGQHKEPKLVLFLNRLYKPVVNTVVKVPKIVMGVAVVAFAGSLLLFPYLGSEFVPTLREGTFQIRSTLPPGASLESAIKYGKRIQSVVDEFPEVTGTYARIGRAEVGGDPEPVNVVATLVNLKPLDQWREDVSYEDLQSRIAEALDERVPGLANNLSQPIQLRTDELLSGVQAQLVASIFGDDLDELGRIGREVAALANDVPGATDVRAQQSAGKKQIVIRPDREVLAQFGISIDNLMSTVETGIGGKSAGLVFDGVRRFEIFARLQESYRGSIDEIRKLPLRGNSGELIPLSRVADVEMYAGPKKISRSNASRRQYVQMNVRGRDMGSVVQDLRNRIEKQVDMPPGYFVEFGGQFENQERAMARLAIVVPITLALIFLLLFSAFSSLRYAALIFMNVPFAVTGGIVALFVTGLYLSVPAAVGFIAVFGVAVLNGVVMVSYINQLRDEGYEVIEAVKLGAQRRLRPVLMTASVAILGLIPLLLADGIGSNVQRPLATVVVGGLITSTLLTLVVLPSVYQWFASERRDVEV; encoded by the coding sequence ATGATCAACGCAATTGTGAATTATGCGCTGAACAATCGTTTGATGACGCTTGTTTTTGCTATCGCCGTGATCGTTGCCGGCATATTTTCATTTCAAAAACTGCCGGTGGATGCGTTTCCGGACGCGACACCGACCATGGTTCAGGTGTTCACTACCAGTCCTGGTTTGTCGCCAGTTGATATCGAAACGCTGATTTCCTATCCCGTTGAGATCAGCATGTATGGAATTCCCAAGTTAGAAAAAGTGCAGAGCACGTCGATTTTCGGACTTTCGCGGGTGACCATCTATTTCGAAGATGGCACCGATATCTACTTCGCCAGGCGGCTAGTTAACGAACGGCTATCCGAGGCCAAGCGCCAGATTCCCGAAGGGATGGGGGAACCCGAACTCGGGCCCATCGCAAGCGGTCTTGGGCGCATCCTGATGTATTCCTTGGAAACTGAGGATAAAGAGCAGTACAGCCTGCAGGAAATCCGCACGATCCAAGACTGGATTGTCAAGCCACAGCTCAGAACCGTGCCGGGTGTAACCGGTGTCCTGTCCATCGGCGGCGAGGTAAAACAATACCAGGTCAATATCGATGCGCAGGAGCTTCAGGCAAGGAACTTGACGGTGTCTGATATTCGCGGCGCTCTCACCCAGAATAATCGTAACGTCGGCGCCTCTTTCATTACGCGAGGCGGTGAAGAGTACATTGTTCGCGGTTACGGTTGGGTCGACTCAGGTTACGAAGGCATCGAAGACATCCAGAACATCATTGTGTCCAAGAGTGAGGGTGAGTCCCCTATTTACGTCAAGGATGTGGCGGAGGTTGGGCTTGGGCCAGCGATTCGCCGTGGGGCAGAGGTGTCCTCGGGTGAGGAATCCGTGGGCGGTTACGTGATGAAATTGATTGGCACCAACACCAGTCAGGTGCTTGAGGACGTCAATGCGAAAATCGACGATCTGAACAAGTCCCTCCCAGAGGGGTTGAAGATTGAAGCGTATTACTCTCAGGCAGACTTGGTGGGCAAGGCTATAGGCACTGTCGAGAAAGCACTGCTTGAAGGTTCGGTTCTGGTACTGGTTTTTCTCTATCTGTTCCTCGGAAATGTTCGTTCCACACTGATCGTGGTGGCGACATTGCCGTTGTCTGTACTCTTTGCGTTCATTGCCATGCGCATGTCGGGCCTGTCGGCCAACCTGATGAGTCTGGGGGGGCTGGCTATCGGCATCGGCATGATGGTGGACGGCGCTGTCGTGATGATAGAGAACATCTTCCGACACCTTGAGGAGCGATCCGATGAAAAGGTCAGCGTTTTGAGGCTTGTAGGTGAGTCCGCTCGGGAAGTGGCTCGTCCGATCGTGTTTGCGATTGGCATCATTATCATTGTTTTTTTGCCGCTGTTTACCCTGCAGGGCGTTGAGGGCAAGCTGTTTTCGCCCATGGCCTACACCATCAGCTTCGCGTTGATTGGTGCGCTGCTACTCGCGTTGACATTGGTGCCGGTTCTGGCCTCGCTCTCATTCAAAATGGGTGGGCAACATAAGGAGCCGAAGCTGGTTCTGTTCCTGAACCGGTTATACAAGCCGGTGGTGAATACTGTCGTCAAAGTCCCTAAGATTGTGATGGGCGTGGCCGTCGTTGCTTTTGCAGGCAGTCTTCTGCTCTTTCCCTATCTCGGAAGCGAATTCGTTCCCACGCTCAGGGAAGGCACGTTCCAGATTCGCTCGACACTGCCACCTGGAGCCAGTCTTGAATCCGCCATCAAATATGGCAAACGGATTCAGTCCGTTGTAGATGAATTTCCAGAGGTCACCGGCACCTATGCCAGGATCGGTCGTGCCGAAGTGGGTGGTGATCCTGAACCTGTGAACGTTGTCGCGACGCTTGTCAATCTGAAGCCCCTGGATCAGTGGCGAGAGGACGTGAGCTATGAGGATCTCCAAAGCAGGATTGCAGAGGCTTTGGATGAACGGGTCCCGGGGCTTGCCAACAATCTGTCCCAACCGATTCAGCTCAGAACCGACGAACTCCTGTCAGGCGTTCAGGCGCAACTGGTTGCCAGCATTTTCGGCGATGACCTAGACGAGTTGGGCCGGATCGGCAGGGAGGTAGCGGCCCTGGCGAATGATGTGCCGGGTGCAACGGATGTGCGCGCGCAGCAGAGTGCGGGTAAAAAACAGATCGTTATTCGCCCCGACCGTGAAGTGCTGGCGCAGTTCGGCATCAGCATCGATAACCTGATGAGTACGGTTGAAACCGGTATTGGCGGTAAAAGCGCCGGGCTGGTTTTCGACGGTGTCCGGCGATTTGAGATTTTCGCCCGGCTGCAAGAGTCCTATCGCGGGTCCATCGATGAAATCAGGAAGCTTCCCCTTAGGGGCAACAGCGGCGAGCTGATACCGCTTTCACGGGTGGCAGATGTTGAGATGTACGCGGGACCCAAGAAAATTTCACGCTCCAATGCCAGTCGGCGACAGTACGTGCAGATGAACGTACGTGGTCGCGATATGGGCAGTGTTGTTCAGGATTTGCGCAATCGGATTGAAAAGCAAGTGGACATGCCGCCGGGGTATTTCGTGGAGTTCGGTGGTCAGTTTGAGAACCAGGAAAGGGCCATGGCGCGGCTGGCGATTGTTGTGCCGATTACCCTGGCGCTTATTTTCCTGCTTCTTTTCTCCGCATTCAGCAGTCTGCGCTATGCGGCGCTGATCTTCATGAATGTGCCCTTTGCGGTTACTGGTGGCATTGTCGCGCTTTTTGTGACGGGGCTTTACCTCTCCGTGCCTGCAGCGGTGGGGTTCATCGCTGTGTTTGGCGTAGCCGTACTGAACGGTGTGGTGATGGTGAGCTACATCAATCAGTTGCGGGACGAAGGCTACGAAGTCATTGAAGCAGTCAAGCTGGGTGCTCAACGCCGTTTGCGGCCGGTTCTGATGACAGCCTCGGTGGCTATTCTGGGGCTGATTCCCTTGTTGCTGGCCGACGGTATTGGTTCCAATGTCCAACGGCCGCTGGCGACGGTTGTGGTTGGCGGTCTGATCACCTCAACGCTGCTGACGCTGGTGGTGTTGCCCAGTGTGTACCAGTGGTTTGCATCCGAACGTCGTGACGTTGAAGTCTGA
- a CDS encoding P-II family nitrogen regulator — MYEIKAYVREVMAEHVVDALAKVQGVASIAVVSLNEFGHLVGDESPLEKVKMVKLEVDVATETVADEVVDIIVRTSRTRDGHPGDGKVLVSRLVRAVRIEDGAANESALQPTSS, encoded by the coding sequence ATGTACGAAATAAAGGCTTATGTCAGAGAGGTGATGGCGGAGCATGTGGTTGATGCTCTAGCAAAAGTCCAAGGAGTGGCAAGCATTGCCGTCGTGTCTCTCAACGAATTTGGCCATCTGGTCGGTGATGAGTCGCCTCTGGAGAAAGTGAAGATGGTCAAGCTGGAAGTAGATGTAGCGACCGAAACTGTTGCCGATGAAGTTGTGGACATCATTGTGCGAACGAGCAGGACCCGGGATGGACACCCGGGGGACGGCAAGGTACTGGTATCCCGCCTGGTTCGGGCTGTTCGCATCGAGGATGGTGCGGCCAACGAAAGCGCACTTCAACCCACTTCAAGCTAG